Proteins encoded together in one Penicillium digitatum chromosome 1, complete sequence window:
- a CDS encoding Ser/Thr protein phosphatase family protein, translating into MTTIKTRICMISDTHTSTPHPSQRIDYAYRYPLPKADILLHAGDLTKVGYRVEHEAMIAMLTDADAELKLVIAGNHDITLDEEYFTTFGYTRHKRAEKLGKESILLSDDNLQTTLRTSSAKSPNPDSLKAYARSIKSLWTSESARKAGIIYLEEGIHSFTLSTGAKFTLYASPYQPEFYNWAFGYPRDEDRYNPAPATLPRPQNPIPDYPAIDILLTHGPPAGVMDQVPPDLNVGCEHLLRAARRAKPRLHLFGHIHEGWGAQRGVWDDEAGGGGVRLENVPTDAEDMLENRGAFYDVSAGADRPLRVGEETLFVNGSIVTVNYQARNAPWVVDLELPVSGTGEL; encoded by the coding sequence ATGACAACCATCAAAACCCGCATCTGCATGATATCAGACACCCATACAAGCACACCACACCCATCCCAAAGAATCGACTATGCCTATCGTTACCCCCTCCCTAAAGCAGATATCCTCCTCCACGCCGGCGACCTCACAAAAGTAGGGTACCGCGTCGAGCACGAAGCAATGATCGCCATGCTCACCGATGCCGACGCAGAGCTCAAACTCGTAATAGCAGGGAACCACGACATAACCCTAGACGAAGAGTACTTCACAACCTTCGGCTATACTCGTCACAAACGCGCAGAGAAACTAGGCAAAGAATCTATCTTACTATCGGACGACAACCTCCAGACCACCCTGCGCACCTCCTCTGCCAAAAGTCCAAACCCAGACTCCCTGAAAGCCTACGCCCGCTCTATTAAATCCCTCTGGACGAGCGAATCTGCCCGAAAAGCAGGAATAATCTACCTAGAAGAAGGAATTCACTCCTTTACCCTCTCAACAGGTGCTAAATTCACGCTCTACGCTTCGCCCTACCAACCGGAATTCTACAATTGGGCATTCGGGTATCCCCGCGATGAAGACCGCTACAACCCCGCCCCTGCTACACTTCCACGGCCTCAAAACCCAATCCCGGATTACCCGGCTATTGACATCCTGCTAACACATGGCCCGCCCGCCGGAGTAATGGACCAGGTCCCGCCTGATTTGAATGTTGGATGTGAGCATCTTCTGCGTGCCGCGCGCCGCGCAAAGCCACGACTGCACCTCTTTGGTCATATTCATGAAGGGTGGGGTGCGCAGCGTGGGGTGTGGGATGATGAGGCAGGTGGAGGTGGTGTCAGGCTTGAAAATGTACCCACTGATGCGGAGGATATGCTGGAGAATCGGGGCGCGTTCTATGACGTTAGTGCTGGGGCTGACAGGCCGCTGCGTGTTGGGGAGGAGACGCTTTTTGTTAATGGGAGCATTGTGACGGTTAATTATCAGGCGAGGAATGCGCCGTGGGTGGTGGATTTAGAGCTTCCTGTTTCTGGGACAGGGGAGCTTTGA
- a CDS encoding Putative Remark: Protein is rich in proline, producing the protein MSDQEQPSTPNPDSTNTTPNKPKRAPPKLGKKSPAKQEQAPPSSEQDQDQDRQPQEDDSKPEEPVKQQEPDLEPEPEQQDEPEAEPEPEPQLKPERRRRRPRPRPQESDTESIARSEMEPEPRPQRRVRRQRQSQQQQNGSPLGGLPGVGGVDQAGQLVQNTAGNALNGVTGSAGKSVGGILGGGENKKEDDGGRDEQLRLRLDLNLDIEVQLKAKIHGDLTIGLLN; encoded by the exons aTGTCCGATCAAGAACAACCTTCCACTCCCAATCCCGACTCAACAAATACAACCCCCAACAAACCCAAACGTGCCCCTCCCAAGCTAGGCAAGAAGTCTCCCGCCAAACAAGAACAAGCCCCTCCATCCTCGGAACAAGACCAGGACCAGGACAGGCAACCCCAAGAAGACGATTCCAAGCCTGAGGAACCCGTCAAACAACAAGAACCAGACTTAGAGCCTGAGCCCGAACAACAAGACGAACCCGAGGCcgaaccagaaccagaaccccAACTCAAGCCCGAACGTCGTCGCCGCCGACCTCGTCCCCGCCCCCAAGAATCAGACACCGAGTCCATCGCCCGCAGCGAAATGGAACCAGAACCCAGACCCCAGCGTCGCGTCCGTCGCCAGCGCCAGTCACAGCAACAACAAAACGGCAGTCCGCTCGGCGGGCTTCCGGGCGTTGGCGGCGTGGACCAGGCCGGCCAGCTCGTGCAGAACACAGCCGGTAATGCCCTGAACGGGGTGACTGGTAGTGCGGGCAAATCTGTGGGTGGGATTCTGGGTGGTGGAGAGAACAAGAAGGAAGATGATGGTGGACGTGATGAGCAGCTTCGTTTGCGACTGGACTTGAACCTGGATATTGAGGTTCAGCTTAAAGCGAAGATTCATGGTGATTTGACAATTGGTTTGCT TAATTAA
- a CDS encoding 40S ribosomal eS8 domain-containing protein has protein sequence MSSKDFIIKHMNADHQESLILFLQAYCGITSTQAKNAHLEEISTSNLIITAHGTRYSVPIEPVMKDYSEARGRMVAMHKESLKRLGRSDITLTEYRAPYGIQAVIFVLCLLFYVTCFLRSNLQPGSDLYEYLGLQQVPWFPRLVCILQPYVVGVHIIETVALAVTQLKPLNVPVRSGLWWKWVASCFVEGYGSFSRIKQFVKEQKAKNGKSQAAHLETPPSIANMGISRDSRHKRSATGAKRAHYRKKRAFEKGRQPANTRIGTKRIHLVRTRGGNQKFRGLRLDSGNFSWGSEGISRKTRVIGVSFHPSNNELVRTNTLTKSAVVQIDAAPFRQWYEAHYGQPIGRRRQQKTDATEEKKSASVAKKQAARFADSGKTESAIERQFESGRLFAVVASRPGQSGRCDGYILEGEELAFYQKAIRK, from the exons ATGTCGTCCAAAGACTTCATCATCAAGCACATGAATGCCGACCACCAAGAGTCTCTCATACTGTTTCTACAAGCCTACTGCGGGATCACATCCACCCAAGCCAAAAACGCCCACCTGGAAGAAATCAGTACCTCAAACCTGATCATCACCGCACACGGTACCCGCTACAGCGTCCCCATCGAACCCGTGATGAAGGATTACTCGGAGGCCCGCGGCCGAATGGTCGCCATGCACAAGGAGAGCCTGAAGCGTCTGGGTCGAAGCGACATTACACTCACCGAGTACCGTGCTCCGTACGGCATCCAGGCCGTGATCTTTGTGTTGTGTTTGTTGTTCTACGTCACCTGCTTCCTGCGCAGCAACCTGCAGCCTGGCTCGGATCTCTACGAGTACTTGGGGCTCCAGCAGGTGCCCTGGTTTCCGCGTCTCGTCTGCATTCTCCAGCCGTATGTCGTGGGTGTTCATATCATTGAGACCGTTGCGCTGGCTGTGACTCAGTTAAAGCCCCTGAATGTGCCTGTTCGGTCGGGTTTGTGGTGGAAGTGGGTTGCGTCGTGTTTTGTGGAGGGATACGGTTCGTTCTCGCGCATTAAGCAATTTGTGAAGGAGCAAAAGGCGAAGAACGGCAAGAGCCA GGCTGCACATTTAGAG ACCCCTCCATCAATCGCAAACATGGGTATTTCTCGGGATTCTCGCCACAAGCGCAGCGCTACCGGTGCCAAGCGCGCTCACTACCGCAAGAAGAG AGCGTTCGAGAAGGGTCGTCAGCCCGCCAACACCCGTATTGGCACCAAGCGCATCCACCTTGTCCGCACCCGTGGTGGCAACCAGAAGTTCCGTGGTCTCCGTCTCGACTCCGGTAACTTCTCGTGGGGCTCTGAGGGTATCTCCCGCAAGACCCGTGTCATTGGAGTGTCCTTCCACCCCTCCAACAACGAGCTGGTCCGCACAAACACCCTGACCAAGTCGGCCGTTGTCCAGATTGACGCCGCTCCCTTCCGTCAGTGGTACGAGGCCCACTACGGCCAGCCCATCGGCCGTAGACGCCAGCAGAAGACCGATGCTACCGAGGAGAAGAAGTCCGCCTCCGTCGCCAAGAAGCAGGCTGCCCGCTTCGCTGACTCCGGCAAGACTGAGTCTGCCATCGAGCGCCAGTTCGAGTCCGGTCGTCTGTTCGCCGTTGTTGCCTCGCGCCCCGGCCAGTCCGGCCGCTGTGACGGTTACATTCTGGAGGGTGAGGAGCTTGCTTTCTACCAGAAGGCTATCCGCAAGTAA
- a CDS encoding 40S ribosomal protein S8, producing MTVVQIGEKLERKPPTSYPALDMMCRLPFHIESSHIISSLFFLSIIFSMATVEKTKQQPKKLPVQEDLSDGEDYDSADDYTDEEYEDEAPQAKTQKNKQLQKKSLQKQKQPVQEYDSDEYTDEDDYGSDEYEYSDDEALQPYSNENSDFKPSGGMDVLHKEEKSMLDEEGMKLRLELNLEIEVELKARIHGDLTLALMS from the exons ATGACGGTTGTGCAGATTGGAGAGAAGTTGGAGAGAAAGCCTCCAACGTCATATCCCGCGCTTGATATGATGTGCCGTTTGCCGTTCCACATCGAATCATCTCATATTATATCgtcccttttctttctt TCCATCATCTTCAGTATGGCGACCGTTGAAAAGACCAAACAGCAGCCCAAGAAGCTCCCTGTGCAAGAGGATCTGTCTGACGGCGAAGACTATGATAGCGCCGACGACTACACCGACGAGGAATATGAAGATGAGGCACCCCAAGCCAAGACTCAGAAGAACAAACAACTACAGAAGAAATCACTACAGAAACAGAAGCAACCCGTTCAAGAATACGACTCCGATGAATACACGGACGAAGATGACTATGGCTCCGACGAGTACGAATACTCCGACGATGAAGCCCTGCAGCCATACTCGAATGAGAACTCGGATTTCAAGCCCTCTGGCGGTATGGATGTCCTGCACAAGGAGGAGAAATCAATGCTGGACGAGGAAGGCATGAAGTTGAGATTGGAACTGAATCTGGAAATCGAGGTCGAGCTCAAGGCACGCATCCACGGTGACCTCACCCTAGCTCTCAT GAGTTGA
- a CDS encoding Small nucleolar ribonucleoprotein complex subunit Utp14, putatrive — translation MPRSQTQKQGPKDRTAQKQAPKRKSTRSLNALSIAEKTIHTKLGVKRSRLGAYDDGTFNRKRNTGGDDDENDEEDTAAQYKRRRTEDTGSLDGGSDSEGHEWTLGQVNSDNDSELDSDEALGESDEERFEGFTFRASKSKSQPNKAVPKPKKPTEISLSEDVDESDEESDGEDYDEDDDLGEDAIDLTTAWDMNVAAEEEEAQEAAKKAKRAAKYDSDEDSGSEGDSESDASDDGLSISDEDVDADPHGLSKLKDFVQSMETEKPTKRTQKSQEQNKHSEYGLTSANKLTVADLLPSITDSRLKNSLKHIDSVVQASKSGIPGKLDAPLAKRQQDRIDRAAAYEKSKETLNRWLETVKANRRAEHLSFPLRDPDAEQTHRMEAAKPQTDLENAIQNILVESGLAEAEGKSAEDQIQSFEELQARNLPIEEIQARRAELRKRRDLLFREEVRAKRIKKIKSKSYRRVHRKEREKMEQQEQNALMEAGVDMADMDQEKNERLRAEARMGSKHRESKWAKGLKQTGRTAWDEEARNSAADLAQREEELRKRIEGKRVSNGDDDYLGSSSSESDDEDPWNEEGSDIERQKIEKKLKALEGGDDARDGVKGRHADLFEMKFMKNADAARKEQNDAELRQLNRELHGEDSVSEAESEVGRRKFGQSKKPEVKSGAKQVPKNEFEEKLDSDDEAAQAAGSDDDVDIVVNSTSKHKAEAPGNKKGSQSSRDYSDQQKDAPAEEENPWLIQTERTNRRRTAPDAQESIDISLDAPQPEVAPAKQQSKKQKNAKSNLAKQQFDENDSDDEEKVPVLLKNHDLVKRAFAGDEVVQEFEQDKMDTIKDEGDQVVDNTLPGWGSWAGEGVSKRQQKKQKRDLTTVAGVKPHQRKDAKLDRVIINQKRVQKNKKYMASHLPHEFETKQQYERSLRLPLGPEWSTKETFQSGTKPRVMIKQGIIKPMSKPMQ, via the exons ATGCCTCGCAGCCAGACTCAGAAGCAGGGTCCGAAAGACCGCACTGCGCAGAAACAAGCACCGAAGCGGAAAAGCACTCGGTCGCTAAATGCGCTGTCCATTGCAGAGAAAACAATCCACACTAAATTGGGTGTTAAGCGCAGTCGTCTTGGAGCCTACGATGATGGCACCTTCAACCGCAAAAGGAACACCGGCggcgatgacgacgagaACGACGAGGAGGATACCGCTGCCCAATACAAACGCCGCAGAACTGAGGACACTGGAAGTCTTGATGGTGGCAGCGACAGTGAGGGACACGAATGGACACTTGGACAAGTGAACAGCGATAACGACAGCGAATTGGACAGCGACGAAGCTCTCGGTGAGAGCGACGAAGAGCGATTCGAGGGCTTCACTTTCCGCGCATCCAAGTCCAAATCTCAACCAAACAAAGCGGTACCCAAACCAAAGAAGCCTACAGAGATCAGCTTGTCTGAGGATGTCGACGAGTCGGATGAGGAATCTGACGGTGAAGACTACGACGAGGACGATGATCTGGGAGAAGATGCCATTGATCTCACGACCGCCTGGGATATGAATGTAGCagccgaggaggaggaggctcAGGAAGCAGCTAAGAAAGCCAAGCGGGCTGCGAAATACGATAGTGACGAGGATTCTGGGTCAGAGGGGGACAGTGAAAGCGATGCCAGCGACGACGGGCTTTCTATCTCAGACGAAGATGTTGATGCGGATCCACACGGACTTTCGAAACTAAAAGACTTCGTCCAGTCTATGGAGACCGAAAAACCTACTAAACGTACTCAAAAGTCACAAGAACAAAACAAGCACTCAGAATACGGCTTGACATCCGCCAACAAATTGACTGTCGCCGATCTCCTACCCTCAATCACGGACTCTCGCCTCAAGAACTCGCTTAAACATATCGACTCTGTCGTCCAGGCATCGAAATCGGGTATTCCCGGCAAGCTAGATGCTCCTCTGGCTAAACGCCAACAGGACCGAATTGACCGGGCTGCTGCCTATGAGAAGAGCAAGGAGACTTTGAACCGATGGCTCGAAACCGTCAAGGCAAACCGCAGAGCCGAACATCTTTCCTTCCCGCTACGTGATCCTGATGCCGAGCAGACTCACCGCATGGAAGCTGCCAAGCCACAGACAGACCTCGAAAACGCCATCCAGAACATTCTTGTGGAGAGTGGGCTGGCTGAGGCCGAGGGCAAGTCAGCCGAGGACCAGATCCAGAGTTTCGAAGAATTGCAAGCCCGCAATCTTCCGATTGAGGAGATCCAGGCTCGGCGCGCAGAGCTCCGCAAGCGACGTGACCTGCTTTTCCGAGAGGAAGTGCGCGCCAAGCGCATCAAGAAGATTAAGAGCAAATCTTATCGCCGCGTTCACCGGAAAGAGCGCGAGAAGATGGAGCAACAAGAGCAAAATGCACTCATGGAAGCCGGCGTGGACATGGCCGACATGGACCAGGAGAAGAATGAGCGTTTGAGAGCCGAAGCTCGCATGGGCTCCAAGCATCGTGAAAGCAAATGGGCCAAGGGCTTGAAGCAGACCGGTCGCACGGCCTGGGATGAAGAGGCTCGCAATAGTGCAGCTGACTTGGCCCAAAGAGAGGAGGAGCTACGGAAGAGAATCGAAGGCAAGCGTGTTTCTAATGGAGACGATGATTACTTGGGCTCTTCAAGCTCCGAGTCAGATGATGAGGACCCTTGGAACGAAGAAGGCTCCGATATAGAAAGACAAAAGATCGAAAAGAAGCTGAAGGCTCTCGAGGGCGGCGATGATGCTAGGGATGGTGTCAAGGGACGCCATGCTGACCTATTCGAAATGAAATTCATGAAAAATGCCGACGCCGCCCGCAAAGAACAGAATGATGCAGAGCTTCGCCAACTCAATCGTGAACTCCACGGAGAAGATTCTGTGTCCGAGGCAGAGTCGGAGGTCGGTCGACGGAAGTTTGGCCAGTCAAAGAAGCCCGAGGTCAAATCTGGCGCAAAGCAGGTGCCCAAGAATGAGTTTGAGGAGAAGCTGGATTCCGATGATGAAGCTGCACAGGCTGCAGGATCAGACGATGATGTTGACATTGTTGTCAACAGCACCTCGAAGCACAAGGCAGAAGCTCCCGGCAATAAGAAGGGTTCACAATCTTCACGCGACTATTCCGATCAGCAAAAGGATGCTCCCGCGGAAGAGGAGAACCCTTGGCTGATTCAGACCGAACGGACCAATCGTCGCCGAACTGCGCCAGATGCCCAAGAGAGTATTGACATTTCACTCGATGCTCCCCAGCCCGAAGTTGCCCCGGCGAAGCAGCAGagcaagaagcaaaagaacGCCAAGTCAAACCTGGCGAAACAACAATTCGACGAGAACGACAGcgatgatgaggagaagGTGCCCGTCTTGCTTAAGAACCACGACCTCGTGAAGAGAGCCTTTGCCGGCGATGAAGTTGTCCAAGAATTTGAACAAGACAAGATGGACACTATTAAAGACGAAGGCGACCAGGTTGTGGATAACACACTCCCAGGATGGGGTAGTTGGGCCGGCGAAGGTGTCAGCAAGAGACagcaaaagaagcaaaagcgaGACCTGACTACTGTGGCGGGCGTGAAGCCCCATCAGCGTAAGGACGCAAAGCTCGATCGGGTCATTATCAACCAGAAGCGAGTGCAGAAG AACAAGAAGTACATGGCTAGCCACTTGCCGCATGAGTTCGAGACCAAACAGCAGTACGAACGATCCCTGCGGTTGCCCCTGGGCCCCGAGTGGTCTACAAAGGAAACCTTCCAGAGTGGCACCAAGCCTCGTGTCATGATCAAGCAGGGCATCATCAAGCCCATGTCGAAGCCCATGCAATGA
- a CDS encoding Endo-1,3-beta-glucanase Engl1, whose amino-acid sequence MFVDGLGPRPWNVFKQFGSEHLHIYFASCHGFYSAWAIAWQGLDLKSPNLRGNVHLHLPIVTISLGNSIPFNLIGILWNLSAGHSQQTSPPSPGILSTYFHRNSLLSPASAFETQYPPSDSEDRLLIPNSHPVYRVALEQDGHSSQQPFPQFDIVQLVDGLEDLLGSDDSTTRPAPTATQATISAKQPENSAPALTAVSVTDSPQANTSATVAHEPVHILSSPTVTLDSTETMHGQDIFQPVATGPVPANIKSRHDHPLPNKHANTTDPIATNKFYAGLFLGSQTNATFTQPYSLAWSKGGGSLKSWGMGVSHIQPHMLAYGPPNNMIPGSPVQFYINPVGLQHLIFSAAELDQSSIMTVEQPKAFSAHAVIQRSPGSTQQITFPVVQGMGYATAVYNYLQPLIESGVFFHKVVNAGSPRPGIFKYQVFLEDDTTWLVYATPFDGKDPMFKLVSKTHLRGPEGFNGTIQVAKNSAGNSGEKFYDNSSGVYPVAGEISGSVTDDVGSYTLSWTKAGKDVEGTPLIMFALPHHVQSFDRATQGRITNIQLRTTTKGNSTAVIGESWTMIEQNLPIDIGFAPWSTTNGSVQELSAAAQYAILQVAPHELKQNISDQTDLNSMYYSGKALSKFATLVYTVYQLGNNVDLATDAFQQLKKSFDLFIQNKQQYPLAYDAVWKGVVSTAGYNGDLNQDFGNTAYNDHHFHYGYFVQAAAIIGSLDPSWLAANKEWVNMLVRDAGNSVADDPHFPFSRSFDWYNGHSWAKGLFESFDGKDQESTSEDTMFAYAIKMWGQTTGDASMEARGNIMLGILSRSLKNYFLMEDDNVNQPANFIGNRVTGILFENKVDHTTYFGASLEFIQGIHMLPLMPHTPFTRRKEFVHQEWQAMFAENASTPASKVDGGWRGVLYANLALINPKASWEFFAQPNFNYSWIDGGATRTWYLAFAAGLGGAP is encoded by the exons ATGTTTGTAGATGGTCTAGGGCCTCGACCTTGGAAT GTCTTTAAACAATTTGGATCTGAACACCTTCATATTTATTTTGCATCTTGTCATGGATTCTACTCCGCCTGGGCGATCGCTTGGCAAGGCCTGGATTTGAAATCCCCCAACTTACGAGGTAATGTTCACCTCCATCTCCCAATTGTCACCATTTCCCTGGGGAACTCTATCCCATTTAATTTA ATCGGCATTCTGTGGAATCTATCTGCGGGCCATTCACAACAAACCAGCCC TCCTTCTCCTGGAATTCTGAGTACATACTT CCACAGAAATAGCCTACTGTCTCCCGCAA GTGCCTTTGAGACTCAGTATCCACCTTCAGACAGTGAAGACAGGCTGCTCATTCCCAACTCCCACCCA GTATATCGAGTAGCTTTGGAGCAAGACGGCCATTCATCGCAGCAGCCTTTTCCACAGTTTGACATTGTCCAACTCGTTGACGGCTTGGAAGACTTGTTGGGCTCAGATGATAGTACTACTAGACCAGCACCGACTGCGACTCAAGCGACAATATCAGCAAAACAGCCTGAAAACTCAGCACCAGCTCTTACAGCTGTATCTGTGACAGACTCACCGCAGGCCAACACAAGTGCTACTGTGGCACACG AGCCCGTTCACATACTTTCTTCGCCCACAGTCACATTAGATTCCACTGAAACCATGCACGGCCAGGATATCTTCCAGCCGGTCGCGACTGGTCCTGTCCCTGCTAATATTAAGTCTCGACATGACCACCCACTGCCGAACAAGCAC GCCAATACTACTGACCCTATTGCGACGAATAAGTTCTACGCCGGCCTCTTCTTGGGCTCTCAGACTAATGCTACCTTCACTCAGCCCTACTCTCTGGCATGGTCCAAAGGAGGAGGCTCCCTGAAGAGCTGGGGTATGGGTGTTTCTCACATCCAGCCTCACATGCTCGCATATGGACCTCCGAACAACATGATCCCTGGGAGCCCAGTGCAGTTCTACATTAATCCAGTTGGCCTCCAACATCTGATCTTCTCTGCAGCCGAGCTTGACCAGTCCTCCATCATGACCGTCGAACAGCCAAAGGCTTTCTCAGCCCACGCTGTGATCCAGCGCTCCCCAGGTTCGACTCAGCAGATTACCTTCCCTGTTGTGCAAGGCATGGGTTACGCAACGGCTGTGTACAACTATCTGCAGCCCCTGATTGAAAGTGGCGTTTTCTTCCACAAGGTTGTCAACGCTGGTTCACCTAGGCCCGGCATCTTCAAGTACCAGGTTTTCCTTGAGGATGACACGACCTGGCTTGTCTATGCCACTCCGTTTGATGGCAAGGATCCGATGTTCAAGCTAGTCTCAAAGACCCATCTTCGCGGTCCGGAGGGCTTTAATGGAACTATTCAAGTCGCGAAGAACTCCGCAGGAAATTCTGGCGAGAAATTCTATGATAACTCATCCGGTGTCTACCCGGTGGCAGGAGAAATCTCCGGCTCTGTCACAGATGATGTGGGCAGCTATACGCTCTCATGGACCAAGGCTGGAAAGGATGTCGAAGGCACTCCTCTGATCATGTTCGCCCTACCCCATCACGTCCAATCCTTCGACCGTGCCACCCAGGGCCGTATCACCAATATTCAGCTTCGCACCACAACGAAGGGCAATTCCACTGCCGTGATCGGAGAAAGCTGGACTATGATCGAACAGAACCTCCCCATCGACATTGGATTTGCCCCGTGGTCAACCACTAATGGTAGCGTTCAAGAGCTCTCAGCCGCGGCTCAATATGCCATTCTCCAGGTTGCTCCCCACGAGCTCAAGCAGAACATTTCAGATCAAACAGATCTCAACAGTATGTACTACAGCGGCAAGGCGCTGAGTAAGTTCGCAACGCTAGTGTACACTGTCTATCAACTCGGCAACAATGTCGATCTAGCAACAGATGCCTTCCAACAGCTCAAGAAATCCTTTGATCTATTCATACAAAACAAGCAGCAATACCCACTCGCCTACGACGCCGTCTGGAAGGGCGTTGTCTCGACCGCGGGCTACAACGGCGACCTGAACCAGGATTTCGGAAACACCGCGTACAACGACCACCACTTCCACTATGGCTACTTCGTCCAAGCAGCCGCCATCATCGGCTCTCTTGATCCCAGCTGGCTGGCCGCGAATAAGGAATGGGTCAACATGCTCGTTCGTGATGCTGGTAACTCCGTTGCAGACGATCCCCACTTCCCATTCTCGCGCTCGTTCGATTGGTACAACGGTCACTCGTGGGCGAAGGGTTTGTTCGAGTCTTTCGATGGCAAAGATCAAGAATCTACATCGGAAGATACCATGTTTGCATATGCGATCAAGATGTGGGGACAGACCACCGGCGATGCTAGCATGGAAGCTCGTGGCAATATCATGTTAGGCATCCTAAGTCGGTCGCTCAAAAATTACTTCTTGATGGAGGATGATAATGTCAACCAGCCGGCGAACTTTATTGGAAACCGAGTAACTGGAATC CTTTTCGAAAACAAGGTTGATCACACCACTTACTTCGGTGCCAGCCTCGAATTCATTCAAGG TATCCATATGCTACCCCTGATGCCACACACCCCCTTCACACGCCGAAAGGAGTTCGTGCACCAGGAATGGCAGGCAATGTTTGCTGAGAACGCCTCAACACCGGCCTCCAAGGTCGATGGTGGATGGAGGGGTGTGCTATACGCCAATCTGGCCCTCATCAATCCCAAAGCATCGTGGGAATTCTTTGCCCAGCCAAACTTCAACTACAGCTGGATTGATGGCGGTGCTACACGCACATGGTACCTGGCGTTTGCTGCTG GTCTTGGTGGTGCTCCTTAG